The Bacteroidetes Order II. bacterium genome includes a window with the following:
- a CDS encoding peptidase domain-containing ABC transporter has protein sequence MEPEPATEEHVIEEESKWKPRTKKGKFPFYRQLDEMDCGPTCLKMVFRFYGKSYPLPFLRERCYIEKSGVSLLGMAHCAEGLSMRTLAVRLPVSRLIEIPVPCIAHWRDNHFVVIYKVTRKNVYVADPAHGLLSYSLADFEKAWASGQHGDEAAGVLLLMEPTPHFGELDPPKERNRKWSFLFGYLRSYKSYLVQLFLGMLAGSFLSLLAPFVAQAVVDQGIQRQNLSFVVLMIIAQVALFLGQTTLGFIERWILLHLGVRLNLALLTDFLIKLTKLPLSFFDQRTIGDVLQRMGDHQRIEAFLTTNTLSVIFSMVNVIVFGTVLAFYNVQIFLVFMGTSLVSVVWLSLFLKKRRELDYRAFSEQAGTQNQLVQIVSGYSELKLNNAEHQKRWAWERIQARLFRLSTNGLALEQYQTVGLMAMSQISNIVVTYLTASAVISGDLTLGALVAIQYIIGQVSGPLGQLVGFMHTAQDAKMAVERIAEIYDMPDEQSTDEPLLTQLPAFGDIRLDNMTFRYGGPFTDPTLDNINLVIPKGKVTAIVGTSGSGKTTLLKLLLKLYEPSEGKMYIGSVGLNTLDNRVWRRYCGTVMQDGFIFSDTIARNIALGEEAVDPERLLYAAMMANILPLIETLPSGFNTKIGDDGRGLSKGQQQRLLIARVLYKNPAYLFFDEATSALDAENEAIIMHNLNRFFKGRTVVVIAHRLSTVRNADQIVVLEQGKIVELGNHEQLVSRGGIYYNLVRNQLELGD, from the coding sequence ATGGAGCCGGAGCCAGCCACAGAGGAACATGTTATAGAAGAGGAATCGAAGTGGAAGCCCCGTACCAAAAAAGGCAAGTTTCCTTTCTATAGACAATTGGATGAGATGGACTGCGGGCCAACCTGCCTTAAAATGGTGTTTAGGTTTTATGGGAAGTCGTATCCATTGCCCTTTTTGCGTGAACGGTGCTACATCGAAAAATCAGGGGTTTCGCTTTTAGGCATGGCCCACTGTGCCGAGGGGTTAAGTATGCGAACTTTGGCAGTGCGCCTACCCGTCTCCCGTCTAATTGAAATCCCCGTCCCCTGTATTGCCCACTGGCGCGACAACCATTTTGTGGTGATCTACAAAGTGACCCGTAAGAATGTGTATGTGGCAGACCCCGCCCACGGCCTCCTTTCTTATTCGCTTGCAGACTTTGAAAAGGCATGGGCCAGTGGCCAGCACGGCGATGAAGCGGCAGGGGTTTTACTCCTGATGGAGCCTACCCCACATTTTGGTGAATTGGACCCGCCCAAAGAACGTAACCGAAAATGGAGCTTTTTGTTTGGCTACCTAAGGTCGTATAAAAGCTATTTGGTGCAACTTTTCCTTGGCATGTTGGCGGGTAGCTTTTTAAGCCTTTTGGCTCCCTTTGTGGCACAAGCCGTGGTGGATCAGGGAATTCAGCGCCAAAACCTTAGTTTTGTGGTATTGATGATTATCGCTCAGGTAGCCTTGTTTTTAGGACAAACCACACTGGGATTTATTGAACGCTGGATATTGTTACATCTAGGCGTCCGGTTGAACTTGGCCTTGCTCACAGATTTTCTGATCAAACTGACCAAACTTCCCCTCAGTTTTTTTGACCAACGGACGATTGGCGATGTGTTACAACGCATGGGAGACCACCAGCGGATTGAGGCATTTCTCACCACCAATACCCTTTCCGTGATTTTTTCGATGGTGAACGTGATTGTATTTGGTACGGTTCTCGCTTTTTATAATGTACAAATCTTTCTTGTCTTCATGGGGACCTCGCTGGTGTCGGTGGTGTGGTTGTCGCTCTTTTTAAAAAAACGGCGCGAATTGGATTATCGGGCCTTTTCTGAACAAGCCGGGACACAAAACCAGTTGGTACAAATTGTCTCAGGATATTCGGAGCTTAAGTTAAACAATGCCGAACACCAAAAACGCTGGGCTTGGGAACGGATTCAGGCACGCTTATTCCGCCTCAGTACCAATGGACTGGCCTTAGAGCAATACCAAACCGTTGGATTAATGGCGATGAGCCAGATTAGCAATATCGTGGTGACGTACCTGACGGCCAGTGCGGTAATTTCAGGCGACCTCACTTTGGGGGCCTTGGTGGCCATCCAGTACATCATCGGACAGGTTTCCGGGCCGTTGGGCCAATTGGTCGGGTTTATGCACACGGCGCAGGATGCCAAAATGGCGGTTGAGCGCATTGCAGAAATTTATGACATGCCCGACGAACAATCTACAGACGAACCCCTACTGACACAGTTACCCGCTTTTGGTGATATTCGCTTAGACAATATGACTTTTCGCTATGGCGGACCATTTACCGACCCCACGCTCGATAACATAAACTTGGTTATTCCAAAAGGCAAAGTAACCGCCATCGTTGGTACCAGCGGCAGCGGCAAAACCACCTTGCTTAAACTATTGCTGAAGCTCTACGAGCCGTCCGAAGGAAAAATGTATATAGGCTCTGTGGGCCTGAATACTTTAGACAACCGTGTTTGGCGACGTTATTGCGGAACGGTGATGCAAGATGGCTTTATTTTTTCTGACACCATTGCACGCAATATTGCTCTTGGCGAAGAAGCGGTGGACCCAGAAAGGTTGCTCTATGCAGCCATGATGGCCAATATCCTACCTTTAATCGAGACCTTGCCCAGTGGTTTTAATACAAAAATTGGGGATGACGGACGCGGGCTTTCCAAAGGCCAGCAACAACGCTTGCTCATTGCTCGTGTGCTATACAAAAACCCTGCGTATCTGTTTTTTGACGAAGCGACCAGTGCCCTTGATGCCGAAAATGAAGCCATTATTATGCACAACCTGAATCGTTTTTTTAAAGGCCGAACAGTGGTGGTTATTGCACACCGCCTAAGTACCGTCCGAAATGCCGACCAAATTGTGGTTCTGGAACAAGGCAAGATTGTGGAACTTGGCAATCATGAGCAGTTGGTGTCTCGCGGAGGCATTTATTATAACTTGGTTCGTAACCAATTGGAATTGGGAGATTAA